The Scomber scombrus chromosome 5, fScoSco1.1, whole genome shotgun sequence genome window below encodes:
- the st3gal4 gene encoding CMP-N-acetylneuraminate-beta-galactosamide-alpha-2,3-sialyltransferase 4, which translates to MSQKATKTWWLRLLPVLLFFISFVTYYCSYVILQSYGGTSKSLNSSKSLCGGWLTQKKWESLNFNISRQTQLFLKLEDFFWREHLSKLALPYGIKGSELQLLKVLAVTANYQVPANIENLECRTCVVIGNGFAIKNSSLGRIINKYDVVIRLNDAPVRGYEEDVGNKTTMRFFYPESASYNPGLHNEPGTLMVLVPFKQQDLRWLKEILYNEKRIRKGFWKPPPQIWLADVSKIRVLDPHFLHQTAERLLRIPLHSKSKQNPVHPTTGILAVFVALNYCDVVHIAGFGYPTSKTQRQPIHYYGYDTMKSMKNSYHDLNHEAEALRRLEDSGAILYLHPHL; encoded by the exons ATGTCCCAGAAGGCAACTAAAA CATGGTGGCTTAGGCTTCTCCCagttctcctcttcttcatctcctttGTCACATACTACTGTTCCTATGTCATACTTCAGAG cTACGGAGGCACCAGCAAGTCTCTGAACAGTAGCAAGTCGCTGTGTGGTGGCTGGCTAACTCAGAAGAAGTGGGAGAGCCTTAACTTTAA CATTAGCAGACAAACACAGCTCTTTCTGAAACTGGAGGATTTCTTCTGGCGAGAGCATCTGTCAAAGCTGGCGTTACCTTATGGCATAAAGGGCAGTG AGCTGCAACTACTGAAAGTTCTCGCTGTAACGGCAAACTATCAGGTGCCAGCCAACATTGAAAA CCTTGAATGCAGAACCTGTGTAGTCATAGGCAACGGCTTTGCCATTAAAAACAGTTCCCTGGGAAGAATCATCAACAAATATGACGTGGTCATTCG GTTGAATGATGCTCCAGTGAGGGGCTATGAGGAGGACGTGGGAAACAAGACCACCATGAGGTTCTTCTACCCCGAATCGGCCTCTTACAATCCCGGCCTGCACAATGAGCCCGGCACACTCATGGTCCTGGTGCCTTTCAAACAGCAAGACCTACGGTGGCTCAAAGAGATCCTCTATAATGAGAAGAGG atcAGGAAAGGCTTTTGGAAGCCCCCTCCCCAAATCTGGTTGGCTGATGTCAGTAAAATCAGAGTGCTGGACCCCCACTTTCTTcatcagacagcagagagacttTTAAGGATCCCTCTGCACTCCAAGAGTAAACAG AATCCGGTACATCCTACCACGGGTATCCTTGCTGTGTTCGTCGCTCTCAACTACTGTGATGTGGTCCACATAGCTGGTTTTGGATATCCAACCTCAAAGACCCAAAGGCAGCCTATCCATTACTATGGATATGACACCATGAAATCTATGAAG AATTCTTATCATGACCTCAATCATGAAGCTGAAGCCTTAAGAAGACTGGAGGATTCAGGTGCCATTTTGTACCTGCATCCACATTTATGA